Proteins encoded by one window of Salvia splendens isolate huo1 chromosome 14, SspV2, whole genome shotgun sequence:
- the LOC121764775 gene encoding protein TILLER ANGLE CONTROL 1-like — MKIFNWVHRRFNNKAENVKKNSDIARADEQQFVGENECDVVLESWRGGILAIGTFGYDPLKHQNQQLTEAYFSEDDCDDDDDVDDDSSSLIDQRGGNPLVLAEEEEEEEEEDGELEFGFEYVMMKKKERTTLADLFVADCDEDECGIANAKSKSHHLPTQKSSRKHAPSFARTARPIHKLNKLMRRMLTRKIHPELVGPTNPKLPASDNYDYNYCYNYANKSLATDDSASLLPTKDINI, encoded by the exons ATGAAG ATCTTCAACTGGGTTCACCGAAGGTTCAATAACAAAG cggaaaatgtgaagaaaaacaGCGACATTGCCAGGGCGGATGAGCAGCAGTTTGTGGGCGAAAACGAATGCGACGTCGTTTTGGAGAGCTGGAGAGGAGGAATTCTTGCCATTGGAACATTCGGCTACGATCCGTTGAAGCATCAAAATCAACAACTTACTGAGGCTTACTTTTCCGAGGATGattgtgatgatgatgatgatgttgatgatgattCCTCATCCCTCATAGATCAACGTGGCGGCAATCCGTTGGTTCTagcggaggaggaagaggaagaggaagaggaagatggAGAGCTTGAGTTTGGGTTTGAATATgtaatgatgaagaagaaggagagaaCCACTCTGGCAGATTTGTTCGTGGCGGATTGCGATGAGGATGAATGCGGCATTGCCAATGCCAAGAGCAAGTCCCACCATTTACCGACACAGAAATCGAGTCGGAAGCACGCGCCCTCCTTCGCCCGCACTGCCCGCCCCATCCACAAACTCAACAAa CTGATGCGGAGAATGTTGACAAGAAAGATCCATCCTGAATTAGTAGGACCCACCAATCCTAAACTACCGGCCTCAGATAATTATGATTATAACTACTGTTATAATTATGCTAATAAGAGCCTGGCTACTGATGACTCCGCCTCGCTTCTTCCCACTAAAG ACATCAATATATAA
- the LOC121765002 gene encoding uncharacterized protein LOC121765002: protein MAATLSSLSKLPHLPPRRLIQSKLSQTSSPKQHTPQLLHHLKSVSLPLTAITLPFFLPPQDAFAVGGELGILEGRSFALIHPIVMSGLFVYTLYAGYLGWQWRRVRTIQDEINQLKKELNPDGSPPSPLDAKIQQLTQERKELIKGSYRDKHFNAGSILLGFGVFEAVFGGLNTYIRTGKLFPGPHLYAGAAIAVLWAAAAALVPPMQKGSETARNLHIALNLLNVLLFVCQIPTGIDIVFKVFEFTKWP, encoded by the exons ATGGCCGCCACACTCAGCAGCCTCTCCAAACTTCCCCACCTCCCACCGCGGCGGCTCATCCAATCCAAACTATCCCAAACCTCCTCTCCCAAACAACACACTCCCCAATTACTTCATCACCTCAAATCCGTCTCCCTCCCTCTCACCGCAATCACATTGCCTTTCTTTCTCCCCCCACAG GATGCATTTGCGGTGGGAGGGGAGCTTGGGATTCTGGAAGGAAGATCTTTTGCGTTGATTCATCCGATCGTGATGAGCGGCCTCTTTGTGTACACTTTGTACGCTGGATATCTCGGGTGGCAATGGAGGAGGGTCCGTACGATCCAGGACGAGATTAACCAGCTCAAGAAGGAGCTTAACCCCGACGGCTCTCCGCCCTCGCCTCTCGACGCCAAGATTCAGCAGCTCACTCAG GAACGAAAAGAGCTAATCAAAGGGTCATATAGAGATAAGCACTTCAACGCTGGATCCATACTGCTCGGGTTTGGAGTGTTTGAAGCCGTATTCGGAGGGCTCAACACATACATCAGAACCGGAAAGCTATTTCCCGGACCTCACCTCTATGCTGGGGCAG CGATAGCAGTATTATGGGCAGCAGCAGCTGCATTAGTACCTCCGATGCAGAAGGGAAGTGAAACTGCCAGAAATCTTCACATCGCACTCAATCTCTTGAATGTGCTTCTCTTTGTCTGCCAAATACCTACTGGAATTGATATTGTCTTCAAAGTCTTTGAATTCACCAAATGGCCTTGA
- the LOC121766040 gene encoding vegetative cell wall protein gp1-like → MASQPRPPWFRFSLGSRAPAPAPAPAPARAPAPAPMPVRPSFPIRPTLNQQPSPPPPPQQPPPPRSPSPAPTPQPSSPVAAPTTPRAPPRPSTAAPVSPPAPRSPASTAAPVSPTVAPPAPRPPVPAAAPTITTVAPPAPRPPVPAAAPTITTVAPPASRPPVPAVAPIRPTVAPPAPRPQVPAAAPISPTVTPPAPVPQVPAAVPAPTTAPAPPRPSIAPPIRPAVAPPLASPPRPSVPTAPGPLRPGVAPSLVSPPRPSVPTAPTPRPPSIIRPSVASTRSPPLPSAPAPVPPTPIKTTPKSPPPKKETPPPSSPQTKSPPPPSSSTRKSPNPIPTAQPIYTKLPTPTASPKTIKPFEAESPKPKPLSRPPSPLTLPPAQTKLDVLEDKPINRTLRMSRTHNNGIAPDGKREPNTPKDNSINKKLSNSEQQQLRVITLAGENKGAVMELSPWQKKALQNGKQTSGSGSDSGEEGKSRSKDKALALVRGR, encoded by the exons ATGGCAAGCCAACCACGCCCACCATGGTTCCGGTTTTCATTAGGAAGCCGTGCGCCAGCGCCAGCACCAGCTCCCGCTCCTGCTCGTGCACCAGCGCCTGCACCAATGCCGGTGCGTCCTTCCTTTCCAATTAGGCCAACCCTAAATCAGCAGCCatcccctccaccaccaccccaACAGCCGCCACCACCGCGGTCTCCTTCTCCTGCTCCTACTCCACAACCATCTTCCCCAGTTGCAGCACCAACTACTCCTCGTGCACCACCAAGGCCCTCTACTGCAGCTCCAGTAAGCCCCCCTGCACCTCGCTCACCGGCATCAACTGCAGCTCCAGTAAGCCCCACTGTTGCACCACCTGCACCTCGCCCACCGGTGCCAGCTGCAGCCCCGACAATCACAACTGTTGCACCACCTGCACCTCGCCCACCGGTGCCAGCTGCAGCCCCAACAATCACAACTGTTGCACCACCTGCATCTCGCCCACCGGTGCCAGCTGTAGCTCCAATAAGGCCCACTGTTGCACCACCCGCACCTCGCCCACAGGTGCCAGCTGCAGCTCCAATAAGCCCCACTGTCACACCACCTGCACCTGTTCCACAGGTGCCCGCTGCAGTTCCAGCACCAACTACTGCCCCCGCACCACCAAGGCCCTCTATTGCACCACCAATAAGGCCCGCCGTGGCACCTCCTCTAGCTTCACCACCTCGGCCATCCGTACCCACTGCCCCCGGACCACTAAGGCCTGGCGTTGCACCTTCTCTAGTTTCACCACCACGACCATCCGTACCGACTGCCCCCACACCAAGGCCCCCATCAATAATAAGGCCTTCTGTTGCATCAACTCGATCACCACCTTTGCCGTCCGCACCAGCTCCAGTTCCACCAACACCAATCAAAACCACCCCAAAATCTCCCCCTCCCAAAAAAGAAACTCCACCTCCATCTTCTCCACAAAcaaaatcaccaccaccaccctccTCCTCCACCCGAAAATCCCCTAACCCCATCCCCACCGCTCAACCTATCTACACCAAACTGCCTACTCCAACCGCATCTCCCAAAACAATCAAACCATTCGAAGCAGAATCCCCCAAACCCAAGCCCTTATCCCGCCCACCCTCACCTCTAACACTGCCACCTGCGCAAACAAAGCTAGACGTCCTCGAGGACAAACCCATCAATCGAACTCTGAGAATGAGCAGAACTCACAACAATGGCATTGCTCCCGACGGAAAAAGAGAACCAAACACCCCAAAAGATAATAGCATCAACAAGAAACTCTCAAATTCCGAGCAGCAGCAGCTGAGGGTGATCACACTTGCAGGAGAAAACAAGGGAGCAGTAATGGAACTCAGTCCCTGGCAGAAGAAAGCCCTGCAAAACGGTAAGCAGACGTCAGGGTCAGGCAGTGATAGCGGTGAAGAAGGAAAATCAAGAAGCAAGGATAAAG cgcttgcgcttgtacgcggtcgg